One Canis lupus familiaris isolate Mischka breed German Shepherd chromosome 20, alternate assembly UU_Cfam_GSD_1.0, whole genome shotgun sequence genomic region harbors:
- the TECR gene encoding very-long-chain enoyl-CoA reductase isoform X1, whose protein sequence is MPEREGTGKDVHTEFLGSFSLASFYCRPESGASRGLWGSRCCSQVEILDAKTREKLCFLDKVEPHATIAEIKNLFTKTHPQWYPARQSLRLDPKGKSLKDEDILQKLPVGTTATLYFRDLGAQISWVTVFLTEYAGPLFIYLLFYFRVPFIYGHKYDFTSSRHSVVHLACICHSFHYVKRLLETLFVHRFSHGTMPLRNIFKNCTYYWGFAAWMAYYINHPLYTPPTYGAQQVKLALAIFVICQLGNFSIHMALRDLRPAGSKTRKIPYPTKNPFTWLFLLVSCPNYTYEVGSWIGFAIMTQCLPVALFSLVGFTQMTIWAKGKHRSYLKEFRDYPPLRMPIIPFLL, encoded by the exons AtgccagagagagaaggcacgGGGAAGGATGTGCATACAGAATTCCTGGGTTCATTTTCTCTTGCTTCATTTTACTGTCGACCAGAGAGTGGAGCCAGCAGAGGCCTGTGGGGCTCAAGGTGCTGCTCACAG GTGGAGATTCTGGACGCAAAGACGCGGGAGAAGCTGTGCTTCCTGGACAAG GTGGAGCCCCATGCCACCATTGCCGAGATCAAGAACCTTTTCACCAAGACCC ATCCGCAGTGGTACCCTGCTCGCCAGTCCCTCCGCCTGGACCCCA AGGGCAAGTCCCTGAAGGATGAGGACATTCTGCAGAAGCTGCCCGTGGGCACCACGGCCACACTCTACTTCCGGGACCTGGGGGCCCAGATCAGCTGGGTGACG GTTTTCCTGACTGAGTACGCAGGGCCCCTCTTTATCTATCTGCTCTTCTACTTCCGCGTCCCCTTCATCTACGGCCACAAATACGACTTCACGTCCAGCCGGCACTCGGTGGTGCA CCTCGCCTGCATCTGCCACTCATTCCACTACGTCAAGCGTCTGCTGGAGACGCTCTTCGTGCACCGCTTCTCCCATGGCACCATGCCCTTGCGCAACATCTTCAAG AACTGCACCTACTACTGGGGCTTTGCCGCCTGGATGGCCTATTACATCAACCATCCTCTCTACACGCCCCCTA CCTACGGAGCTCAGCAGGTTAAACTGGCACTGGCCATCTTCGTG ATCTGCCAGCTTGGCAACTTCTCCATCCACATGGCCCTGCGAGACCTGCGGCCAGCGG GGTCCAAGACCAGGAAGATCCCATACCCCACCAAGAACCCCTTCACGTGGCTCTTCCTGCTGGTGTCCTGCCCCAACTACACCTACGAG GTGGGGTCCTGGATTGGCTTTGCCATCATGACACAATGTCTCCCAG TGGCCCTCTTCTCCCTGGTGGGCTTCACTCAGATGACCATCTGGGCCAAGGGCAAGCACCGCAGCTACCTGAAGGAGTTCCGAGACTACCCACCCCTGCGCATGCCCATCATCCCCTTCCTGCTCTGA
- the NDUFB7 gene encoding NADH dehydrogenase [ubiquinone] 1 beta subcomplex subunit 7: MGAHLARRYVTDPSGEPDPKRMPTFPADYGFPGRKEREMVATQQQMNDAQLVLQQRDYCAHYLIRLLKCKRDSFPNILACKHEQHDWDYCEHLDYVMRMKEFERERRLLQRKKRREQREADVARGQGAGEVAPEVAL; this comes from the exons ATGGGGGCGCATCTGGCGCGGCGCTATGTGACCGATCCATCGGGGGAGCCCGACCCCAAGCGGATGCCCACCTTCCCCGCGGACTACGGCTTCCCGGGGCGCAAGGAGCGCG AGATGGTGGCCACACAGCAGCAGATGAACGACGCACAGCTGGTGCTCCAGCAGCGAGACTACTGTGCCCACTACCTCATCCGGCTGCTCAAGTGCAAGCGTGACAGCTTCCCCAACATCCTGGCCTGCAAGCACGAGCAGCACGACTGGGACTACTGCGAGCACCTTGA CTATGTGATGCGCATGAAGGAGTTTGAGCGGGAACGGCGGCTGCTCCAGCGGAAGAAGCGGCGGGAACAGAGGGAGGCAGATGTGGCCAGAGGCCAGGGGGCCGGTGAGGTGGCCCCCGAGGTAGCCCTGTAG
- the TECR gene encoding very-long-chain enoyl-CoA reductase isoform X2, which produces MKHYEVEILDAKTREKLCFLDKVEPHATIAEIKNLFTKTHPQWYPARQSLRLDPKGKSLKDEDILQKLPVGTTATLYFRDLGAQISWVTVFLTEYAGPLFIYLLFYFRVPFIYGHKYDFTSSRHSVVHLACICHSFHYVKRLLETLFVHRFSHGTMPLRNIFKNCTYYWGFAAWMAYYINHPLYTPPTYGAQQVKLALAIFVICQLGNFSIHMALRDLRPAGSKTRKIPYPTKNPFTWLFLLVSCPNYTYEVGSWIGFAIMTQCLPVALFSLVGFTQMTIWAKGKHRSYLKEFRDYPPLRMPIIPFLL; this is translated from the exons GTGGAGATTCTGGACGCAAAGACGCGGGAGAAGCTGTGCTTCCTGGACAAG GTGGAGCCCCATGCCACCATTGCCGAGATCAAGAACCTTTTCACCAAGACCC ATCCGCAGTGGTACCCTGCTCGCCAGTCCCTCCGCCTGGACCCCA AGGGCAAGTCCCTGAAGGATGAGGACATTCTGCAGAAGCTGCCCGTGGGCACCACGGCCACACTCTACTTCCGGGACCTGGGGGCCCAGATCAGCTGGGTGACG GTTTTCCTGACTGAGTACGCAGGGCCCCTCTTTATCTATCTGCTCTTCTACTTCCGCGTCCCCTTCATCTACGGCCACAAATACGACTTCACGTCCAGCCGGCACTCGGTGGTGCA CCTCGCCTGCATCTGCCACTCATTCCACTACGTCAAGCGTCTGCTGGAGACGCTCTTCGTGCACCGCTTCTCCCATGGCACCATGCCCTTGCGCAACATCTTCAAG AACTGCACCTACTACTGGGGCTTTGCCGCCTGGATGGCCTATTACATCAACCATCCTCTCTACACGCCCCCTA CCTACGGAGCTCAGCAGGTTAAACTGGCACTGGCCATCTTCGTG ATCTGCCAGCTTGGCAACTTCTCCATCCACATGGCCCTGCGAGACCTGCGGCCAGCGG GGTCCAAGACCAGGAAGATCCCATACCCCACCAAGAACCCCTTCACGTGGCTCTTCCTGCTGGTGTCCTGCCCCAACTACACCTACGAG GTGGGGTCCTGGATTGGCTTTGCCATCATGACACAATGTCTCCCAG TGGCCCTCTTCTCCCTGGTGGGCTTCACTCAGATGACCATCTGGGCCAAGGGCAAGCACCGCAGCTACCTGAAGGAGTTCCGAGACTACCCACCCCTGCGCATGCCCATCATCCCCTTCCTGCTCTGA